From one Gadus morhua chromosome 8, gadMor3.0, whole genome shotgun sequence genomic stretch:
- the LOC115548444 gene encoding THAP domain-containing protein 4-like, translating to MASLVCPFYQPAKLDKAVSSLDWLLGNWESVEPGKGSYPSLKDFRYTEDLHFAQMGQPIINFMFNASDAETKKILHRECGFIQMQTGTNRVAFIIAQNSGLVEVEEGELVGKKLSLHTQALARPSFAKEPHVKEVSRVFQLQPDGKLEQTLSMSTDKQPMTQHLHITYSRLA from the exons ATGGCTTCATTGGTGTGCCCGTTCTACCAGCCCG CTAAACTGGACAAAGCCGTCTCTTCTCTGGATTGGCTCCTGGGTAACTGGGAATCAGTCGAGCCCGGAAAGGGGTCCTACCCCAGCCTGAAGGACTTCCGCTACACGGAGGATCTTCACTTCGCCCAAATGGGACAGCCCATCATCaactttat GTTCAATGCCTCCGATGCAGAGACGAAGAAGATACTTCACCGGGAGTGTGGCTTCATCCAAATGCAGACAGGCACCAACCGAGTGGCGTTCATCATCGCACAGAACTCTG GActggtggaggttgaggagggggagctggtgggAAAGAAGCTGAGCCTACATACACAAGCTCTGGCCAGGCCATCGTTTGCCAAGGAGCCCCACGTCAAGGAG gTCTCCAGAGTGTTCCAGCTCCAACCAGACGGGAAGCTGGAGCAGACGCTTTCCATGTCAACGGACAAGCAGCCAATGACGCAGCATCTGCACATCACCTACAGTCGCTTGGCTTGA
- the LOC115548453 gene encoding THAP domain-containing protein 4-like, whose protein sequence is MASLVCPFYQPAKLDKAVSSLDWLLGNWESVEPGKGSYPSLKDFRYTEDLHFAQMGQPIINFMFNASDAETKKILHRECGFIRMQTGTNRVAFIIAQNSGLVEVEEGELVGKKLSLHTQALARPSFAKEPHVKEVSRVFQLQPDGKLEQTLSMSTDKQPMTQHLHITYSRLA, encoded by the exons ATGGCTTCATTGGTGTGCCCGTTCTACCAGCCCG CTAAACTGGACAAAGCCGTCTCTTCTCTGGATTGGCTCCTGGGTAACTGGGAATCAGTCGAGCCCGGAAAGGGGTCCTACCCCAGCCTGAAGGACTTCCGCTACACGGAGGATCTTCACTTCGCCCAAATGGGACAGCCCATCATCaactttat GTTCAATGCCTCCGATGCAGAGACGAAGAAGATACTTCACAGGGAGTGTGGCTTCATCCGAATGCAGACGGGCACCAACCGAGTGGCGTTCATCATCGCACAGAACTCTG GActggtggaggttgaggagggggagctggtgggAAAGAAGCTGAGCCTACATACACAAGCTCTGGCCAGGCCATCGTTTGCCAAGGAGCCCCACGTCAAGGAG gTCTCCAGAGTGTTCCAGCTCCAACCAGACGGGAAGCTGGAGCAGACGCTTTCCATGTCAACGGACAAGCAGCCAATGACGCAGCATCTGCACATCACCTACAGTCGCTTGGCTTGA